GAATTGAAATGCAATTAAATGGTTTGCTTTCCTGTAATATTGGATAaaaccaactaattttaacctACCATGAGATAAAACTGCACCAATAAAAACTAagctaatatatatacatatctttcTATATAACATGGTGTAACCTTCAttgaaattttgatatatttatccCTGTTCATGGCATCAAGGTTGACTTATAATGAATGTCTAATTACGCTTATAATGAATGTCTAATTACAGCAAAATTTAAATAGACAAGAACAGTACAGTCCTAAAATTACGTACTTCTGTCAAAGCCATCATCCATCAAGGAGAAGTACAGAGTAATGGAAATTTGAGaaaatggaaaacaaagaattttaaaaatgagttttactcCATTCAACCAGGCTCAGCAGTAGCATTTGAATTTACATCAgcatcaaaagaataaaataaatatcatttctATTATTAGTTGTGCCAAATTTTTTTAGTGTGCAAAATGCAGAGCAGCAATGCTGAAGGGAATACGTCAACAGATTTTACAGCACGAGGATCAAAATTGGAGGTCTTAAGTTTACAAAAAAGAAGCATTAAAAACCTGTTGCCCCCAATCAATTATCATGAGCAACAACTGGGTGTATTTAAAGGCGTCCTTTATCATCAGGTGGCAAGAAATGAAGAACTCACTCcctcaaataaaaatatctgaGTCGATTTGTTGGAGGTTTGGAAAGAACTGCTTCAATGTGCTCGAATAATCTTGAGAATTTCCCTGCAAAAGGGGGCCCATCAAAGAGGATTTTAGAATGAGTATAATGGATCATGTGATAACACCTCTCAAACAAAAAATCCATGCATGAttcttaagaaaataaaaatggcaATCTTGATTTCGTATACTGTGTGGGTGTGTGACTAATTAGACACGTCATCAGCCATTTCTTTTCAGTGTTCAAACTTCGaagaaaactaataaaattcTTATCTCTAGGGTTCTTTGACACTTCTTTGAGTCACTAGGGCCAAAGCTGTAACAGATTCAGGGAGGTTTATCAAGAATCATTTGAGGATAACCTAAGCAAAATTGCTAAGATATGGAAAATCTTGAACATGAGAGTTGTGGGGAGAAGTGCATATACTAAATAACCAACAGATTAGATGTGAACTTTGATTGTTAAGGACAGCTTACCTTTAAATACCCAAACACCATTACAGATCTCATTATCACAGATATGTAAAGTTGATCTTGATCTCAGCagtcacaagtataacaaataTAAGCTCCCATCTTTATCAGAGGACTTATATCTGTGATTACACAGTTGCAGAAGAAAAATGCCACATTGAACTCACACAGCTCGTGAAAAGGAGTTGCAACAAAGGGCAAGAGTTTATTTCCTGAATTCAGTGAGAAAACCAGGAAAATCGGAGATGTGTAAACTAACTGGTCTCTAAATACCATGATGAATAAAAGTGGGCAAATGGACCAATCCACTAgccatcaattaatttaatttttcacacATTTATATTCAACTGTCAATAATAAGTACTTCTACAACTTCAATGAACCAGTCTATAACACTAATCCATACTGATGGCCTTTTCCTATTCATCAAACTATCCTTTGGATTGAGGTATAGATCAACATTGGAAAGATCAGATCCaaaacttaaacatggtatagATCAGATTATCGCCTCAAGGCATAACTAGGTATAAAGCACTAAAACTAACGTAGCTCATAGTAAAAGATCACCTGATATCTATTCGCAATATTTATCAATGCATTCAAAATTCTATCAAGAAATGCAATTAGTGCTATATGATTAACGAAACTTGAAATCAGTTAATCTTGACcaacaataaaaaatcaattaaaaaaattgtgtgaaaaaaataaaaatcttacgCATGGGTTGCGCTCGAGATATATGGTTGTTAGCTTCTCCCTTGAGCCTGCTACGGCTAAATCAACACCTTCCAATGATGCTATCTGGTTATCATTAAGCCATAAGTCCTCCAACCTGCATATTATGATGATAATTCAGTAGTTAAGAAATGAAGAAACTAACCCAACCACCAAGAAATACAAATAAAGGAACAGAATTTTACATTGTCAAGTTTTCAATATCATTGATTGAAGTAAGTTTGTTCGCAGAAACATCCAGCACGCGAAGATTTATTAAGGTAGATAAACCTTCCATCTTTGTGATTCCATTGTGGCTCAGATAAAGTTCTTCTAGTGCAACACACTCCtgaaagaaaagcataaaacaaataaaaaataaattttacctTAATAGAAAGATGAGTTCCCAGGTTATGAGCAAGATCTCTCGGAATTCCCTACTTGAAATCCTGCCATGGATGTCAGCCGATTGCTCTGCAGGCTTATTTTTCTTATACACTTAAGACCACACAAATTCACACTCCTGATGCGATTTCGCCCCAGCCACAGCTCCTGTAAATTTGTCAAGGCTTCCAGGTTCTCCATTACCTATGATAAGGAACATATTTAATAAgtaaaaagaaactaaaaataataggaaaaaaatagtAGTAGATTTAATAAAGAACCCAAAATACAGAAAATTCCAAAGGTAACTAACTAGCTTTGAAAAAGTACTCTTCCAAAACTTTCTGGGAGGCAAATCTAGCAGAAATCATACCCTTAATCTGTTTGAACCTAATTCAAGAATTTGCAATGCATGCAAATGTTCAACCTCCTCCATTCTGGTCACTTCATTCTTGGAAACATAAAGCTCCTTAAGTGTATTTGAGACCTTGGACAAACCATTTAAGGAAGAAACCTCATTAAACGAGACATCAAATATCAGAAGGCCCTTGAAAATGCTGACATCAGGAATTTTTGTGAGTTTGTTGTCTCTAAGAACAAGTTCCTGCACAAGAAAACAAGCATTTACTTAAAAatggagaacaagaaaagaatatcaTGAGTTTTCTTACTCTTTTGTTTTAAGAACAACTAggttttattaataacaaatctTAACCAGGCTAATATGTACAAATGGAGCCACTCCAAAAGTATACGGCAGCGCCAATCCTCAACCAAAAATGCTGGGATTCTTCCAGCAGACAAGCAAGCTGTCCATGACATCAAGCAAcacaatacacacacatacacatttGTTTATCGGACATATTCGATTGGCCAAATTAACTTGGTATCAGTTATTATGACTTCTACTtctattattttgatgaaatcaTAAGTCgcacttcaaaaaaaaattctaaaaaacatGGCCATAACCATGATGTGAGCTTTCAGAAGCACTGTCAGAATATTATGTTTATACAGCTAATTCTATTGAGCCTACCCTTATTCAGGACCTGCCTCACCCCCTCTATCCGCCGCACATCAAAGCATTGAgcataaacaaacaagaaaatgatGTGGCTATTTATTACAAGCATGTCTCCTTTATTCGCCAGTCTCACAACTTATTCTTACGAACACAAAAGCGCACTCATCTCTGTGTGCTCATCGTTATCATTTGACATTTCATCGCATTCCATATCTTTGATTCTTATTGTGAACATTTGGAGAAATAGTCCGGgaagataaaaacatatatttcctATTCGATATGATGGGCAAATAATCATCTCATATAACTCACGCCAAACCAAAGCTAAGACACCATAAACATTGACAAAACTTCAACTTTCTTTGTCACAAGATTAAGCAAGGATTAGATCCAACACGAAGcaaatttctaataataatcatcacATACCACACAAAACACATCAAAATCGCTgacaaaatcattaaaaaaacaccaCAAAACAATCACCTTTGCAGCTTTCAATTATTTCCCTTCATGCAATAGACCGACGAATCGAAACAacacattattaataaaaaaaactagaagatACGATTCAAGCGCCAAACCTGCAAGCCAGGGATTGAATCCCACTGAGAAATAGGATCAACACCCTCATCATCGAAGAGGTTCTGCCGCAAGGACAGCTTCCTCAACCGCGAGAGCCGGCCGATTCTGGGGTCGAGAACGGATAGCCGGTTGGCGGTGAGATCGAGTTCCACCAACTCCTCGGGGATCTCGACATCGCCGAGATCGTGAAGCTGAAAGCTAGTAAGATCAAGGCAGCAGCTGGAGAGATCGCCTTCGTCTTCGCCTTCGTCTTCGCCGCTTCCGTTGTGGAGGTCCTCCTCCATTGTTGAGAATCGAAGAAGCCCTAAAAAGCCAAGCTTTGGGATTCTCGAGAGGGCCTTGAGAAGAGATCGTTCTCTATGTGACAAACGAACCAAAGgcaaggatttaaaaaccggaccggttgGTGAACCGGTTGGCCAACCGGTTCGCGGTTCAACCGGTCCAACCGGTTCGACCGGCCGGtccaacattttttatttttttaaatttttgttaaaataagaaatgtcaaaaaaatcataaaattataaaaaaaattcaaaaaaatcaacaaaaatgccCATTCATATTAGTGAATAACTCTTGATTAATAACTCTTGACgttattaaaattgttcaaccggatttaattttttcaaataaataaatatttaaaaattaaaataataataataaataagtaaaaataacttcaaaaataaagaaaaaataataaaaaagatacaaaattacatattgcaaatttaaattacctttataaggtcacaaagtcttaactttatataaaattaaaatttttaaaatacaaatatacaaggatacaactatacaacaaatattaaaaataaagaattaaataaaatataagtatacaagtatacaacaacaataatgattaaaaaataaaaaccaaaccattgaaatgtttggtttaatactttaatactttaattttaatgatttaattgttgattagcgtaaaattataagttaattataataaattaatgataataaatcataatatattaatatcttcaagtatttttgtgactttttttgcctttttttgaaatttggaccgagttaatgagtttattaactttatttaagtttttttaattataaaataaataaactaattaaataatttaattaataaattggtCGGTCCGGTTCAACTGGTTCACTCGGttcaccggttgaaccggttgaaccgccctGACCCGGTTCTTCTACTATTTTATGTGAGTAATCGGACCGGTTTATCGGTCGGTTccccggttcaaccggttcaaccggccggtccggtccggtttttaaatcattgacCAAAggatctttttttatttatttattatttattattattattattttatttttattaaaaaaaaggataattttCGATTATTACATTTGCCagaggtttttctttttctttttctttaaaatttttttgtgctttttttttgcaaatgtaTCCCTGCCTTTTTTGCAAATATATCCCTGCCATGTAGAGATATGTCAATGGGGTCCCATACccgtattttaaaaattatccatgcccatctcataataataattttaacacAACCGTTAGAGTACCCACATCACCATACACATCCTCATTAACCTCAATTTAGTTAACCGATAATTAAGATTGGTGACAAACTCCCAAGTAGTATCTGAACAATACATGCACagttagaaaaagaaaaaattgaaagtgaaaACATTGAAAAGAGTTTGGGCTTTTTCCTCATAAATCCGAAACATCTCTTTGGCTATTAAcgtaatatgtttattttaattaaataaaaaaataaataaaacatatatatatatatattatgttggTAAATAGGTATGGGTACTATAGTACTTATTATATCGATACCAATCCCATACCGATTAGGTGGGTATTAACCCTACCCATCATAGGTATTTTTGAAGGTACCCATTAAATTTGGATCCGATTATCATCTCTATTGTTGTGCTAGTTTTTCAGTGTATATGTCAAAGTGTttagtaattataaattttataagggAATATATGCAAttatgagagtttttttttaataaaaggtgTATATATTTCAGGGGCAGGAtgagaataaataatatttttcttgcattataatattttaaaaaatttagatcCAAAAGCATAGTTTTGACatgaaaatttaaagttttttttttttttaacaatgtgGACAAACTtcctcattatttttattacttcatCTTAACCATGAGTGAAAGTTGAACTCTCAATCTTCTACATAAGAATTAAATATCCTACTGCTCATTTATTGCAACGGTGAAAAAAAGTATGCATCATTGGAAATATAAttgtcaaaaatttatttttaaaaatattaaaacactttatatagtttattagtaatttatatttaaaacttgGCATACAATTTGTTTTTACATGTTCAGTATACATAATATTTGTATGGAAATATAACCATACTAGAAACCTGAATTTCCAAAATACTTTTTGTGTTAATCAtacatttaaaaagaaattggtTACTTTTCAAATATTAGAGCCCTACCCATAAAAATGGGGGataaatatgaaaagaatatcttttatttttgttatatactCAGGAAATATACGCATAAGATGAAAATAGGTCAAAACATGCatttaagtaattttaaaacaatgaataaaaattCCATTGGAACTGCTTCAAGTTTTAATACAAAagagacacaaaaatatttgacaACAGTATAACATGAAAATCTACCACATAAACACTAGACAAACATTGCCAATGTACAACATCCCAATAAATGGCAATAAATTCCAATAAAatggcaaaaataaataaataaataaacacttaaCCCAAAGAATGATATAATTCATACAATAACCACCCACACAATATTAATTGAATCGATCTAATATTCAACCATACTTATTAGACATGAGTTGATTTACATGGTATTACATTATAAATAGTAGTTCAGCTCGatagttaaaaattaatatatatatatatatatacatgacatAGTTTACCCAACATAAAAGTATAGAAGATTCAATCTATTCTTGATTAAAACATACCATGACAATTCAAAACATTCCAAATAACTAGCCCTGTTAGATGGTCTCTCTTGAGGCATGACTTAATACACATGGGTATGTTTGGATGCAAGGATTGATCCCCAAGGATTGGGGATCAACCCTTGTGGCATGTGCATGCCCATGTTTGGGCATGCACCAAAGGGCATGGGAAGGGAATGAGGGGGGAGTGCATGCCCCTCAAACCCTTCATGCTCATCCCCTCATTTTTGGGGGGGATTGAGCATGCCTTGATGAGGTAATGACTCTTTTACCCctcataatattatatttgtttaaatttttaatgatttacattgtatttatacattgtatttttttatatttacattgtattagactgaaaaattaagaaatgacatgttatacattgtatttatttttttaaaatattagaattatttatatttagtgatttaaaaaaataattaaatttggatatttatttattttaaataaaaaaaatcaaattatattcatcaattaaaatgtataaattttaaaatttatttagaaaataaataactcattttaattttttttatagaaattgaagctatttaataataattgtttttttttacaagatatataatttaattaaaatattaaagggtaaaaaagtaattttactaaaattttctcTTATTCTCTATCCTATTCCTATCCCCatcccctccaaccaaacattacttttgttcCCATCCCCAATCCCCTTTTCCTAT
This genomic stretch from Dioscorea cayenensis subsp. rotundata cultivar TDr96_F1 unplaced genomic scaffold, TDr96_F1_v2_PseudoChromosome.rev07_lg8_w22 25.fasta BLBR01000481.1, whole genome shotgun sequence harbors:
- the LOC120254541 gene encoding protein phosphatase 1 regulatory inhibitor subunit PPP1R7 homolog, whose translation is MEEDLHNGSGEDEGEDEGDLSSCCLDLTSFQLHDLGDVEIPEELVELDLTANRLSVLDPRIGRLSRLRKLSLRQNLFDDEGVDPISQWDSIPGLQELVLRDNKLTKIPDVSIFKGLLIFDVSFNEVSSLNGLSKVSNTLKELYVSKNEVTRMEEVEHLHALQILELGSNRLRVMENLEALTNLQELWLGRNRIRSVNLCGLKCIRKISLQSNRLTSMAGFQECVALEELYLSHNGITKMEGLSTLINLRVLDVSANKLTSINDIENLTMLEDLWLNDNQIASLEGVDLAVAGSREKLTTIYLERNPCGNSQDYSSTLKQFFPNLQQIDSDIFI